One window of Papaver somniferum cultivar HN1 chromosome 9, ASM357369v1, whole genome shotgun sequence genomic DNA carries:
- the LOC113310993 gene encoding 40S ribosomal protein S10-3-like isoform X2 gives MIMSEKNRREISKYLFQEGVLYAKKDFNLAKHPDIDVPNLQVIKLMQSFKSKEYVRETFAWMHYYWFLTNDGIEFLRTYLNLPSEIVPNTLKKSAQTGRAPQGDRPRRNYEGGDRPRFGGDRDGYRGGPRGGAPGEFGGDKGGAPAEYQPQFKGLVLTS, from the exons ATG attaTGTCCGAGAAGAACCGTCGTGAGATTTCAAAGTACCTCTTCCAAG AGGGAGTACTGTATGCAAAGAAGGATTTCAACTTGGCAAAGCATCCAGACATTGATGTACCAAATCTACAAGTGATTAAGCTTATGCAGAGTTTTAAATCAAAGGAATACGTTCGCGAGACATTCGCATGGATGCATTACTACTGGTTTTTGACTAATGATGGTATTGAGTTTTTGAGGACTTACTTGAATCTACCATCTGAGATTGTGCCTAACACTTTGAAGAAATCTGCTCAAACTGGAAGAGCACCACAGGGTGACAGACCTAG GCGTAATTATGAAGGTGGTGACAGACCTAGATTTGGTGGTGACAGAGATGGATACCGTGGTGGTCCAAGAGGGGGAGCACCAGGGGAGTTTGGAGGAGATAAGGGTGGTGCTCCAGCAGAGTATCAGCCACAATTTAAG